CCCTGCCTGCGGCTAAACCAACGTCACTATTAACATAGTTATAAGCCGTATAATACTTCTCCTGACCATCAAGCAACACCTTAATGTCCACGGCAAACTCATTATAAGGCCCCAGAGTACTGAATGGGAATTTAAAGAATGTGATAATGGCTTCAGTAGGTACTGGAAGTTCTAAATCCTCAGGAACAACCTCAGCAGCACCATCTGGATCAGCCTCAAAGAATACCTGCAAAACCTCGGCATCAGGGAAATACTGCGGCAACTTTGCAAAGAGCGGCGTATTACCCGGCATTGACCAGAGATCCTTAATGGGGAGTTTACCTTTAATCTTATTTTGCGCTGTCATGAAGGTTAATTTATGGAGAGAACATATTTAAAATTTAAATTCTGCAATAAGTAATTTGGGTTATATATGGTATTAAAATGCTATAGACGGTGTAGTAAATATGAGAATGATGAAATATTATACACTAATTGTATTAGGAGGTGCATGAATAATAGTGAAAAGAAAAGTGGTTTCTTGAGATACTTATTTTTATGGTTTTATTTGAGAGGTTTATGGAAATATATTTAAAATTAATGAGGAAAAATGAGCGCAATATTTTTAAAATAAATAAAAAATATTAAAATAACTATGTCTACTCAGCCTGGGCAGGTTACGCTTGAGAAGGTTGTTAGTAAGTTATGGAGTCGTATAATACCCTTCGTATTTGTATTATATATAATAGCATTTCTTGATAGGACCAATATAGGGTTCGCTATAGTACCGATGCATGAGCAGTTAGGCTTTTCTTACGCAGCTTTAGGTTTAGCTTCAGGAATATTCTTCATAGGATACTTTATATTCCAAATGCCAGGTACGTACCTAGTCGACAAGATTGGTGCAAGGACTATAGTTGCCATATTTCTTTTTGGATGGGGTCTCTTCGGATTATTAGTGGGTACTGTAACGAACATAATTCAGCTTTACGTATATAGGTTCATGGTAGGCTTCATGGAAGGGGCTTTCTTCCCCGGAATAATTTATTATTTATCGTTATGGTTCCCACAAAAATGGAGAGCACAGGCAGTGTCCTTATTTATGACGGCAATACCCGTGTCAACAATAATAAATAGCCCATTGGCCAGTTACATAATAGTAACGTTTGGTTGGCGTTGGGTATTTTACATAGAGGGCCTACTAGCAATGATATTTGCCCCAATAGCGTACTTCTTCATTACGAATAGACCCAGAGATGCTAAGTGGCTTAGTGATGAAGAAAAGAACGTACTTGAACAAGCATTAAATACTGAAAGGGAGGAGGCTGCTAAGAGAGCTAGACAGAGCATTTGGTCAGCCTTGGCTAATCCTGTTACGATAATACTTGCGCTGATATACTTCTTCTGGATTACGGACCTTTATGCAGTCAACATTTGGACGCCAGCCATTGAGAAGTTGGGTAGTAGTTATGGTTATATGGTAATTGGTATCATAGTAGCTGTTATTTGGATAATCGGATTAATATGGATGGTTTTATGGGGTAGGCACTCCGACAGGACCATGGAGAGACTTCATCATACGGCCATACCTCTCATAATAGGTGCCATAGGATCAGCCTTGGCATTAGCCTTTCCAAGTAACTTTACAATAGTAACCATAGCACTCGTACTAATGACCATGGGCATACTAGGTGGTTTTGGTTCCTTCTGGAGTTTACCAACACTATATTTATCCGGTGCGGCGGCGGCCGTGGCTATTGGGTTTATAAACTCAGTTGGTAACTTAGGTGGTTTCGTAGGGCCCTATATCGTCGGCTACGTAGAAACCGCAACACATAGTTTTGTATTAGCATATTTAATACTCACCATTTTCTTTGTTATAGATGCAGCATTAGTATACTCATTAAAATTATTTAAACAAGTACAAGTTAGTGCTAAGTAATAATTATAAGTAATAGCCAGGTAAAAACTTAAAAATATATTATACTTTTTTGTTTATGACTACGGGCAAAATAACAATTAAAGTTAGAAGTAGGGTCGTTACCGAAGGCCCTGAAAGAGCCCCACATAGAAGTCTCTTTAAAGCTGCCGGATTTAGCGATGAGGATTTAGCCAAACCATTAGTTGCAATTGCAAATTCGTGGAATGAGATTGTGCCTGGTCATATACATTTAAATGAGTTGGCTAAGTATGTTAAGGAAGGCGTTAGAGTAGCGGGCGGTACCCCGATAGAGTTCAACACCATAGCTATCGATGATGGTATAGCTATGGGTCACGAGGGCATGAAATATTCACTGGTTAGTAGGGAGACTATTGCGGATTCTGTAGAGGAAATGGTTATGGCTCATGGCCTTGATGCTGTCGTCTTGCTAGCTAGTTGTGATAAGATTGAACCCGGCATGCTTATGGCCGGGGCTAGAATGAATATCCCTGCCATATTCTTTAATGGTGGTCCCATGATGACTGGCTTCCTTGGCGAGAAAATGCTGTCATTAGGTGATGCGTTTGAGGCCGTAGGTGCATATTATGCAGGAAAGATAACGCTTGAGGAATTAAAGTTAATAGAGAACAATGCATGTCCAGGACCTGGTTCATGCGCTGGGCTCTATACTGCAAATACAATGGCCATACTAGCTGAGGCATTAGGCATGGCCTTGCCTGGAACCTCGACAATACCTGCTGTGGATTCTAGGAGAAGGATTGCTGCTCGTGCAGCTGGCGAAGCAGTGATGAAGTTATTAGAGCTTGGTATTAAGCCTAGGGACATATTGACTTATGAGGCGTTTGAAAATGCCATAGCCATTGATGCCGCGATGGGTGGTTCAACAAATGCCGTACTTCATCTACTCGCAATAGCCCATGAGGCCGGGGTTAAATTAACCCTTGATGACTTCGACAGAATTTACTCAAAGACTCCCTACATAGCTGATTTGCTACCAGGGGGTAGATACGCGGTTTGGCAGTTAGATAGGTTAGGTGGATTACCATTGGTATTAAGAAGATTGCTTAAGAAGGGATTAATCCATGGCGATGTATTAACTGTAACTACGATGACGTTGAAGGAGAACCTTGAGAAGTATAAGGCTCCGTGGCTTTTACCTGTTAGGGAGGAGGATAAGACCATAGTTAAAGATGCTGATTCACCAATACTGCCCATGGGAGGCATTGTGATTCTAAAGGGTAACTTAGCACCTGAAGGCGCTGTTGTTAAGATTGCCGGAGTTAAGCGATTAAGACATGAAGGACCGACACGTGTCTTTGATAATGAGGAAGATGCATTTAAGGCCGTAACAAGAGGCGAGATTAAGCCTGGT
This is a stretch of genomic DNA from Vulcanisaeta moutnovskia 768-28. It encodes these proteins:
- a CDS encoding MFS transporter, with the protein product MSTQPGQVTLEKVVSKLWSRIIPFVFVLYIIAFLDRTNIGFAIVPMHEQLGFSYAALGLASGIFFIGYFIFQMPGTYLVDKIGARTIVAIFLFGWGLFGLLVGTVTNIIQLYVYRFMVGFMEGAFFPGIIYYLSLWFPQKWRAQAVSLFMTAIPVSTIINSPLASYIIVTFGWRWVFYIEGLLAMIFAPIAYFFITNRPRDAKWLSDEEKNVLEQALNTEREEAAKRARQSIWSALANPVTIILALIYFFWITDLYAVNIWTPAIEKLGSSYGYMVIGIIVAVIWIIGLIWMVLWGRHSDRTMERLHHTAIPLIIGAIGSALALAFPSNFTIVTIALVLMTMGILGGFGSFWSLPTLYLSGAAAAVAIGFINSVGNLGGFVGPYIVGYVETATHSFVLAYLILTIFFVIDAALVYSLKLFKQVQVSAK
- the ilvD gene encoding dihydroxy-acid dehydratase; amino-acid sequence: MTTGKITIKVRSRVVTEGPERAPHRSLFKAAGFSDEDLAKPLVAIANSWNEIVPGHIHLNELAKYVKEGVRVAGGTPIEFNTIAIDDGIAMGHEGMKYSLVSRETIADSVEEMVMAHGLDAVVLLASCDKIEPGMLMAGARMNIPAIFFNGGPMMTGFLGEKMLSLGDAFEAVGAYYAGKITLEELKLIENNACPGPGSCAGLYTANTMAILAEALGMALPGTSTIPAVDSRRRIAARAAGEAVMKLLELGIKPRDILTYEAFENAIAIDAAMGGSTNAVLHLLAIAHEAGVKLTLDDFDRIYSKTPYIADLLPGGRYAVWQLDRLGGLPLVLRRLLKKGLIHGDVLTVTTMTLKENLEKYKAPWLLPVREEDKTIVKDADSPILPMGGIVILKGNLAPEGAVVKIAGVKRLRHEGPTRVFDNEEDAFKAVTRGEIKPGDVVIIRYVGPKGAPGMPEMLSVTSAIVGAGLGDTVALITDGRFSGATRGFMVGHVAPEAAVGGPIAIVKDGDIVVIDAYEKRLEVKLSDDEIKNRMKNWTPPKPKYTTGVLAKYAKLVTSASRGAVLE